In a single window of the Oryctolagus cuniculus chromosome 2, mOryCun1.1, whole genome shotgun sequence genome:
- the LOC103345584 gene encoding serine/threonine-protein kinase MARK2 produces the protein MEDPLDFHPPLDGFRFVDVIGRGGFGLVKLARHLASGKYMAVKILLRDCSPSSPLSAQGEAAILRSLRHDNIMRLLEERHAGKKHLFLVMGLATKGSLQSYVFEQGGLAEAEARTLFGQALAAVSYCHAQRVVHWDLKLGNLLLDEHMTIKLADFGLSLRLEQGTLVRGFWGTPEYCALEVFLGEAYDAFKADVWSLGVVLFAMLVATLPFRGKDTEELQDTVLCACYVLPCAVSPALWELLAWLLTVDASGRPSAEDARTHWWLDPGQEATQEEKEAAVTLLQPLGVPRDSEAKEYLAGLGLLPGTRTEGTPVPQPQGPASLPESSQGGGRHPTEKDCLSVVSVSCESMSVNISSARSDSSEASRQPQQERSPAPSATPNSSQASSQPQHEWSPAPSAAPEPASEASPSSPSAGSHVDLAEPEAAAAAASRGPKDADTTDTKASAQGKRQGHHGVSRRILRFLLRACCILPSRGSSPGSGRRVVPK, from the exons ATGGAAGACCCCTTGGACTTCCATCCTCCTCTGGACGGGTTCCGCTTCGTGGACGTGATCGGCCGGGGCGGCTTTGGCCTGGTGAAGCTGGCCCGGCACCTGGCGTCGGGCAAGTACATGGCGGTGAAGATCCTCCTGCGAGACTGCTCTCCCAGCAGCCCGCTGTCCGCGCAGGGGGAGGCAGCCATCCTGAGGAGCCTGCGGCACGACAACATCATGCGGCTGCTGGAGGAGCGGCACGcggggaagaagcacctgttCCTGGTCATGGGGCTGGCGACCAAGGGCTCGCTCCAGAGCTACGTGTTTGAGCAGGGCGGCCTGGCCGAGGCCGAGGCCAGGACCCTGTTCGGCCAGGCGCTGGCCGCCGTGAGCTACTGCCATGCCCAGCGCGTGGTGCACTGGGACCTCAAGCTGGGCAACCTGCTGCTGGACGAGCACATGACCATCAAGCTGGCGGACTTCGGCCTGAGCCTGCGGCTGGAGCAGGGCACGCTGGTAAGGGGCTTCTGGGGGACCCCCGAGTACTGCGCACTGGAGGTTTTCCTCGGGGAGGCCTATGACGCTTTTAAGGCTGATGTGTGGAGCCTGGGGGTGGTGCTGTTTGCCATGCTGGTGGCCACGCTGCCCTTCCGCGGCAAGGACACGGAGGAGCTGCAGGACACGGTGCTGTGTGCCTGCTACGTGCTGCCGTGTGCCGTCAGCCCGGCCCTGTGGGAGCTGCTGGCTTGGCTGCTCACTGTCGATGCCTCGGGGAGGCCTAGTGCAGAGGACGCCAGGACCCACTGGTGGCTTGATCCCGGCCAAGAAGCCAcccaggaggagaaggaggctgCTGTcaccctgctgcagcccctgggcgTTCCCCGGGACTCAGAGGCCAAGGAGTACTTGGCGGGCCTCGGCCTGCTGCCAGGCACGAGGACTGAGGGGACACCAGTCcctcagccccagggccctgcatcCCTGCCCGAGTCCTCACAGGGCGGGGGGCGCCACCCCACTGAGAAGGACTGCTTGTCTGTGGTGTCAGTGTCCTGTGAAAGCATGTCTGTCAATATTTCCTCCGCACGAAGCGACTCCTCCGAGGCCTCCA GACAGCCacagcaggagaggagccctgctcccagcgccACCCCCAACTCCTCCCAGGCCTCCA gccagccacagcacgagtggagccctgctcccagcgccGCCCCTGAGCCAGCCTCCGAAGCGTCGCCCTCCAGCCCCAGTGCCGGGAGTCATGTGGACCTTGCAGAGCCAgaagccgctgccgccgccgcatCCCGTGGGCCCaaggatgctgacaccacagacaCCAAGGCCAGCGCCCAGGGCAAGAGGCAGGGCCACCACGGGGTCAGCAGGAGGATCCTCCGGTTCCTGCTGAGGGCGTGCTGCATCCTGCCGTCCCGAGGGAGCAGCCCTGGCAGCGGCCGCAGAGTGGTCCCCAAGTAG